One stretch of Limnohabitans sp. DNA includes these proteins:
- the kynA gene encoding tryptophan 2,3-dioxygenase: MSSCPFSSAPNTVNAVPGERIVQEEKAQLDFDGRMSYGDYLQLDAILNAQQPLSPDHNEMLFIVQHQTSELWMKLMLHELQAAMGNIAADELPDAFKKLARVSRIMEQLVHAWDVLATMTPPEYSAIRPYLAQSSGFQSWQYRCIEFAMGNKNAAMLQPHAHRPDLSAIVQVAYEAPSLYDECLRLLKRRGLDVPGTHTQRDWRQPYPASVAVENAWLVVYRNPKAHWDLYQLGEELTDLEDAFRLWRFRHVTTVERVIGFKRGTGGTGGVSYLRKMLDTVLFPEIWTLRTQL; the protein is encoded by the coding sequence ATGAGTTCCTGCCCTTTTTCCTCCGCACCCAACACGGTCAACGCAGTGCCCGGCGAGCGCATCGTGCAAGAAGAAAAAGCCCAGCTCGACTTTGACGGTCGCATGAGCTACGGCGACTACCTGCAGCTCGATGCGATCCTGAATGCACAACAACCGCTCTCGCCCGACCACAACGAGATGCTGTTCATCGTGCAGCACCAAACCAGCGAGTTGTGGATGAAGCTGATGCTGCACGAGCTGCAAGCGGCCATGGGCAACATCGCAGCGGACGAACTGCCCGATGCCTTCAAAAAGCTCGCCCGCGTCAGCCGCATCATGGAGCAACTGGTGCACGCTTGGGACGTGCTGGCCACCATGACGCCGCCTGAGTACAGCGCCATCCGCCCCTACCTGGCGCAGTCCAGCGGTTTCCAAAGCTGGCAATACCGCTGCATCGAATTTGCGATGGGCAACAAAAATGCGGCCATGCTGCAGCCCCACGCGCACCGCCCCGACCTGTCGGCCATCGTGCAGGTGGCCTACGAAGCGCCGTCGCTGTACGACGAGTGCTTGCGCCTTTTGAAGCGCCGTGGCCTGGATGTGCCGGGCACCCACACCCAGCGCGACTGGCGTCAACCCTACCCAGCAAGCGTTGCGGTCGAGAACGCCTGGCTCGTGGTTTACCGAAACCCCAAGGCACATTGGGACCTGTACCAACTGGGCGAAGAACTGACCGATCTGGAAGACGCCTTCCGCTTGTGGCGCTTTCGGCATGTGACCACGGTGGAGCGCGTGATCGGCTTCAAGCGCGGCACGGGCGGCACAGGCGGCGTGAGCTATTTGCGCAAGATGCTGGACACTGTGCTCTTCCCGGAAATCTGGACGCTGCGCACGCAGCTGTGA
- a CDS encoding Bug family tripartite tricarboxylate transporter substrate binding protein, translating into MFSLVFTSRRLLLSALAAFSLACPNAHAQNTVRLMVGFPPGGGTDAIARLLAEKLKDQLGVNVLVDNKAGAGGQLAAQALKAAPADGSVLFLSHDHSISILPQVVKNPGFNPAQDFTPVAGFATFVNVMAVSGGTPAKSLNEYIAWVKTKGKDTVGVPAPASVPEFLVKVVADKFQLDLKSAPYRGSAPLMADMLGNQIAAGVASVPDFIENHKAGKLRIVAVLGAKRQALLPEVPTFSELGMSGFEDLPYYGIWAPQGTPKAQIDRLAEAVSKVVAQADVRERLTAMGLSVGYLSPQQLDAREKAYTATWTRIIKASGFQAQ; encoded by the coding sequence ATGTTTTCATTGGTTTTCACAAGCCGTCGACTGCTGCTCAGCGCCCTTGCGGCTTTTAGCTTGGCTTGCCCCAACGCCCACGCGCAAAACACGGTGCGTCTGATGGTGGGCTTTCCGCCCGGCGGTGGCACGGACGCGATCGCGCGCTTGTTGGCTGAAAAACTCAAAGACCAATTGGGCGTCAACGTCTTGGTGGACAACAAAGCAGGAGCGGGCGGACAACTCGCCGCCCAAGCGCTTAAGGCCGCACCCGCTGATGGCTCGGTGTTGTTCCTCTCGCACGACCACAGCATTTCCATCTTGCCGCAAGTGGTCAAAAACCCGGGCTTTAACCCGGCACAAGATTTCACGCCCGTGGCGGGCTTTGCCACTTTCGTCAATGTGATGGCCGTCTCTGGCGGTACACCCGCCAAGTCGCTCAATGAATACATCGCCTGGGTCAAGACCAAGGGCAAAGACACGGTGGGTGTCCCCGCACCGGCTTCGGTGCCCGAGTTTTTGGTAAAAGTCGTCGCCGACAAATTCCAGTTAGACCTTAAATCTGCTCCTTATCGCGGCAGTGCCCCGCTGATGGCCGACATGCTGGGCAACCAAATTGCCGCAGGCGTGGCCTCGGTGCCCGACTTCATCGAAAACCACAAAGCGGGCAAGCTGCGCATAGTGGCCGTGCTGGGTGCTAAACGCCAAGCCCTCTTGCCCGAAGTGCCCACGTTCTCGGAGCTGGGCATGAGCGGCTTTGAAGACTTGCCCTACTATGGCATCTGGGCGCCGCAGGGCACGCCCAAAGCCCAAATCGACCGCCTCGCCGAAGCCGTCTCCAAAGTGGTGGCGCAAGCCGACGTCAGAGAACGCCTCACCGCGATGGGTCTGAGCGTTGGCTACCTCAGTCCACAACAACTGGATGCTCGCGAAAAAGCCTATACCGCCACGTGGACGCGCATCATCAAAGCCAGCGGCTTTCAGGCGCAGTGA